The Candidatus Bathyarchaeia archaeon genome segment AAAGCTGGGCCTTTCAGTTGCGGACAAACCCTCCTACGCGTGTTTAAGCTCAAGGATACCGTTCGGGGAGAGGATAACAGAGGATAAGCTTAGAAGGGCTTGGATGGCGGAGCGAGCGGTGAAGAGTTTGACGGGTGCTAGGCAAGTGAGGGTAAGAGACCACGATAGCCTCGCCCGCATAGAGGTAGATGAAAAGGAGAGGAGGCTTTTCTTCAGCGAAGATGTCATGGATAAGGTCGCTTCGGAGCTGAAAAGGTTGGGGTTTAAATACGTAACGGTGGATTTAGAAGGGTACCGGTCTGGGAGTATGCTTCACGCTTTAAAGTGGGAGAAGGTTAATTAACGATAATTTTAGACTCACATCTTTTGCCATTTTGGCTATGTAGACCATTCGGGTTATGATCAGTCAGAGTGGTGATATGAGCCTTCAAGAATTAATTAATTTTAAGCCGTGGAGGAGGGCTTTAACTGCGAACTCAGCTGACTGTGAGCCTTACACGTCCATTTGAATTCACGTCTCTCCACGTCCCCCATCGCAGATTTTAACGTCCCCATAGATTGTCCAAGTTGTTGGACATTCCTCTACCATTTTTGCTTTCTCATCGACTTGCAAGTTTTCTTCATTAAATGTCCTTCCACAGCTTGAGGGCAGGCTCAGCGGACGTGACGACCGTCCCAGCGGCCCAGTCGCCTAACCTCTGCTTTTTACTCGACCTCCAAATCAATATCGCCCCGATGATGTATAGGAAGGGAAGGAAGTCGATGAGGCGAAATCCATTTCGAATGAAAGCGGCTTTAAACTCGCATTTCGACCCATCCTCCATGACGACCTTAATGCCGACTAGCTTCTTCCCACCAGTAGCGCCTAAGAAGCCTTCAAGCAGGAAAAAGTATAGGAACGAGGCAGTCGTCCATATCATAGCCGCTGTCAGAAATTTGGGTTCTGTAATTTCCCATGTTAGGGATCTGTAAAATCCATATCCGATGGCTACATAAATTATGGAAAGGATGACCCAGTCGACGATCTGGGCCGCAAGCCTTACACCTATCCCTTCATGGGTGATTTCCACGCTGAATCGAACCTGTTACGATCGGCTTTTCTTTAAAAATCCGTTGAAGATCCGATAAAAGGTTGGGGCATGTTAGGGGGTTAAGGGTAACGTTACCGGTATGCCTTTCCTCGCTGATTCATACGCGGCTAGCGTGATTTCGACGCCCTGTCTTCCATCAAACCCAGTGGCCTTCGGTTTTTTATCTCTCAGGATACATTCAACAAACCCTTTCACCATCTCCTTATCGGCGTCGCATCCCCAGTAATGCCATTCCAGTCGATCGTTGGGCGGATTGGCTTCGATGACGTTCACGTTTTGTCTGAACGCGTCGATTTGAATCAAACCTTCTGTTCCAAGGATTTCCATCGCCATGTGTCCCCATGTGTAGAACCCCTTCGGCCTTGACCAACTTCCATCGATTGTTCCGAAGGATCCATTTTTGAAGGTGACGAACGTTAAAGCATTATCCTCAACCTTAACGTCTCCATGGATGTTTTTCCCGATTTCCGTGTATACAGTCTTGGCTTCGCTTCGAGTATACCATCGCATCAAGTCGGCTAAGTGAACGGTATGGTCCATGACGCTTCCGCCTCCGGAAAGGGCGGGTTCGATGAACCATCCGTAGACAAGCCACTTCAACTGGTTTGTGCCAGTCATAGCGACGATCCTCCCAATCTCACCTTTAGCGATCAAGTCTTTCACTAGGCTTGTGACGGCATGATACCTCATCACATAGGCTGTCTGCAACTTCACCCCCGCCTTCTCCGCGGCTTTAAGCATCGCGTCAGCGTCCTTTAAAGTGGTGGCTAGGGGTTTTTCGCAGAGCACGTGTTTTCCAGCTTCAGCGGCGTCGATCACCATCGCCGCATGTCTAACGTTTTCAGCCGTCACGATCACCGCGTCCACATCATCCCTGCTTAAAAGCTTCCGGTAATCTAGATAGAAGTCGACGGAGTACTGCTCAGCCACCTTTCTTCCGCGGGCTTCATCATCGTCGGCCACGGCGACTAGCTTGGCGTTCGGAAGTTCGACGACGCATCTCGCGTAGCTATATCCGTGGAAGTGCGCGAAGCTGATAACCCCTATTCTAACTTCCTTCACGGCTCATCAACCCTCCAAGGGAATTTTCACCGGCTCACCCCTTTTCGAGGAAGCTTTGGCGGCCAACGCGATTTCCAGCGCCTTCCTCGCCTCCTCCCCACCGGTGAGAGGAGTCCTCCCCTTCAACACGCAGTCAGCGAAATGCCTTATCTCCCGGTAATATGGATCTATGGGAAAAGGCATCCCCTCCACCCATCTTTCCGTGTCAACCCCGTAGTGGGCAATTTTCCCCTTAGACATGACGGTTAACGGTACAGTGTCATGGTTGTTGAAGGAGACGAACCCCTTGGTGCCTGAAAGCTCTAAAGCGTACGTGAACGGGTATTCCTGTGGAACCGCCCAAGACGCTTCGATATGAGCGACACCCCCTCCTTGAAACCTCAATATCATGAGGGCATGGTCATCCATGTTAGCGTCTTTTCTCACAAACCTACCAACCTTCGCGTATACTCTGGCCACATCCTGGTTAAAACACCACCTCACGAAGTCAATGTCGTGGATCGCCAAGTCGACGGATACGCCCCCACTCCGCTTCTGCTCCTTAAACCAGCTCTTCACACCCCAACCGGGCAACGGACCGGCCCTCAAGGCTCTAGCGATCACAGGCTCACCAAGCACACCCTTATCCAGAAGCTCTTTCACCTTCATGTACTCGGAGAAAAACCTGATGCAATGGGCTACCATGAAGGTTACACCCGCCTTCTTAACCGCTCCAATGATCCTATCCGCGTCCCTTAAAGTCAAGGCGATGGGCTTCTCCAATAAAACGTTCTTCCCAGCCTTCGCCGACTCCACGGCGACCTGAGCATGGGTGTCCGTTGGGGTGCAGATGTCAACCACGTCGACATCCTTTCTCTCCAAAACATCCCGATAATCCCCGTATACCTTCATCTTAAATTTCTTAGCCTCCTTAGCGATCTGTTTCCCCCTAACGTCGGAAACAGCCACCAGCCTCGCCTCTGGCACCATGGACCACCCAGTGGCATGCGTGTGTCCCATGAAGCCGAAGCCGATGACCGCCACTCCGATCGAATTCTTCAAACTTCACCCTCACCTTCCATAGGGCTTTGTGAAATATGTTACACGATTTTATAGAAAAGGCTTTGGGTCTACCGGAGGGAAGAAGTTGTATCACTCCAATCAAGGTTCCAGAGCTGTAAATCCTCACGTTTTTCAACATGATTTTTGAACTAAGTAGTGAAAAATAGCGTTTCGGAGGTCAGGCTTACCGTATAGGCCTCTATCGAGCGTAAGCTAAATTTCGCTGCGTAGCGAGTTCAGATTTTTTCACATCGGTTTGGAGATGTAGCTGAACTGTAGCTTTGCGCTACACGTTCACTCTTATAAAAGGTTTAGACCTATTTTGCGTCTAGTGGAGTTGAAAAAGGATGCTGCGTTCAGGTGTGGAAATTCAAAATGTGGTGGCTTCCGTCTCCTTTGACCAGCAACTAGATTTGGAGACTATTTCCAAGACGTTGCCCACCGCCAAGTATAACCCTGAGGAGTTTCCAGGGGTGATTTATCACGCTCGAAAACCGAAGGCGTCGATGCTCATCTTCAGCTCGGGAAAAATCGTCTGCTCTGGAATGAAGTCTGAAAGGCAAGCGAAGAGGGCTGCGTCAAAAATCGTGTACGAGCTTAAAAACAACGGCATCGTACTTATCCGTGAACCATTCGTCGAGATTGAAAACATCGTAGCCTCAGCTGACCTCGGCGTTACACTCAGCTTAGAGGACCTGGCGTACGCGCTGGAGGGAACTTTTTACGACCCCGAGCAGTTCCCTGGGCTCATATACAGGTTACGAGAGCCGAAAGCAACCTTCATAATTTTTACAACAGGAAAGGTTGTCTGCACCGGGGTAAGGAGGAAGAAGGACGCTTTAAAAGCCTTGGAAATGTTGAAAGCTTCTTTAAAGTCAAAGAATCTGCTCTTCGAGCCTTGAAGCGAAAAGTGAAAACCAAAACCAGATCCCATCATCCGGGTAGTAGAAGCCCAAAATAAACACATTTATTGGCGTTGGAGGCCTCCGACCGAGCATGAGCTCTACACCATTTTTTGAAGCTTTTTAAGTTAGAACGGTTGAAGAAAGCATTTAAGGCCAACAACCGTAAAATACTGCTTTCACCCAATGTTAGCTAGATTTAGCGACGGTGTTAGGATGATGCTTAGAATAGGCGAAGCAACGAGGCTGACCAGGGAGGTTGATATAAAGGTGAGAGTTAGGTTGAATGGCCAAGGAGACTTCAAGGGAGGAACTAAGGTGGAATTCCTAAACCACGCGTTGAAGACCCTCGCGATGCACTCGGGAATGGACCTCGAGGTTTCAGGTAAAGGAGATCTAACGCATCATCTGGTTGAGGATTTGGCGATGTGCCTGGGGGACGCTTTGTCCAAGGCGTTGGGCGACAGGGTGGGGTTGAAAAGGTTCGGCTGCGCTTATGTTCCAATGGACGACGCGTTGGCTAGGGCTGTAGTGGATCTAGGCGGACGACCATACTATGTCGCGGAGCTGGCCTTAACTCGATCATATGTTGAGGATTTAAAGCGCGAGGACCTAGAGCACTTTCTCAGAAGTCTCGCGGAGCGTTTAAAGGCGAGCCTACACCTTCATGTCCTATACGGTTTAAATGACCACCATAAGGCTGAGGCTTCCATCAAAGCGCTCGCCCTGGCATTGAAGGACGCTTGGAGCATCGCAGGAACCAAATCCCCCAGCGTGAAGGGAACTCTCACATGACCGTTTTCGCCATCTTAAACTACGGCGTAGGCAACCTAAGAAGCATAGCCAACGCCCTGGAAAAGGTGAGAGCAAAGCCAAGAATCACTTCGAATCCTGAAGATGTTATGCACAGCGACGCCCTTGTCCTTCCCGGCGTCGGCGCATTTAAAGGCGCCTTAAGAAAAGTGAGGGAGATGGAAACATGCTTAAGGGCCTTCATAGAATCTGAAAGGCCTGTTCTAGGAATCTGCTTAGGGCTACAACTACTACTAAAGCGAAGCTTTGAAGGGGGCCTCAACAGAGGATTGGAATTCATCTCCGGCGACGTAGTAAAGCTTCCCAACACTGTGAAGATCCCCCACATCGGATGGAACACGGTAAAAATACGAAGAACCGATGGAGTGCTAGAAGGGTTACGAGACGAATGCTACATGTACTTCGCACACTCCTATGTCGCGCAGTTGGAGGGTGAAGAAGCCGATGTGCTGCTCGCTACCACTGAGTATGGGGTTCGATTCCCATCTGTGGTTAAGAAACGTAACATTTACGCAACCCAGTTTCATCCCGAGAAAAGTGGGAGAAACGGGTTAAAGCTTCTGGAGAACGTTGTACGTTTGACGAGGACGTGAAACAAGTATGGAAATATATCCTGCCGTCGACCTGATGAACGGCCGTTGCGTCCGACTCGTGAAGGGGAGAAGAACCGCTAGAAAAACATATTATCGAAACCCGGTGGAAGCGGCTTCGAAGTTCGCGGAGTTAGGAGCTAGCAGACTTCACGTCGTAGACTTGGACGCGGCTATGGGCGTAGGTGAAAATGTGAGGGAAATGACGGAAATTATAAGGCAGGTTAACGTTAAAGTGCAGGTGGCTGGGGGGATCCGAAGCGTAGAGAAAGCCCAATCCCTTCTACAAATGGGTGCGTTCAGGGTAGTGTTTTCCACCGCGGCGGTTGAGAACCCAGGCCTATTGGAGGAAGCGGTCGCCATCCTTGGACCTGAGAAAATAGCCTTAGCCCTCGACCTCAAGAAAGGAGATGTAATGGTTCATGGATGGAGAAAACGAGCACTCCGAGGCCCCAAACAGTTAATCGACCAAGCCAACCGACTTTCATTGGGAGCGGTGATATTCACCTCCATATCGGTTGATGGAACATTACAAGGAGTTGATCTTCAAACAGCCCAGCGTGTAAGGAGTGTGGTGAAGAGACCCCTAATCGTTGCTGGGGGGATAAGTAGTGTGGCGGAGTTAAAGCGCCTCGAAGATTTAGGCGTGGATGGAGCCATCGTTGGGAAAGCCTTGTATGAAGGCGCCATAGACCTACGTAAGGCGATTTCAAAACTGCGGGATTGCTGAAAACCTTATAGGTGTGAAACGAATACTCGGTTAACCTTAGGGTAGTGAAGACTTGTTGACGAAGAGAATTATCCCATGCTTAGATGTAGACAAGGGTAAAGTGGTTAAAGGAGTTAGATTTAAGAACCTAAGGGTGGAAGGTGAACCAGCTCAGCTCGCAGCCGAGTATGACAGGCAGCAAGCTGACGAGCTAGTGTTTTTAGACATCACAGCATCCTACGAAGACCGAGCGATCCTCATAGACGCCGTCAAAAAAACGGCTGAAGCAATCTTCATACCCTTCACGGTTGGAGGAGGGGTTAGGGGTGTGCAAGACATGCTCAACATCCTCACCGCTGGAGCCGACAAGGTTTCAATCAACACGGCGGCCGTCAGATCCCCGAAAGTCGTCAGGGAGGCCTCCCAGCGATTTGGAAGTCAATGCGTCGTCGTAGCCGTCGACGCCAAAAGGAATTATGGCGCTTTAAAGGGTAGGGAGGTTGTGGAAACCCCTCAAGGCCCATGCTGGTGGGAGGTCTACATCGAAGGTGGAAGGACTCCTACAGGCCTCGACGCGTTGTCTTGGATGATGAAGGTCGAAAAGCTAGGCGCGGGGGAAATCCTGCTCACAAGCATGGACTGCGATGGAACAAGGTCTGGATATGACATAGAATTAACTAAAGCGGCGGTGGAGCGGTTAAACATCCCTGTCATAGCCAGCGGAGGCGCCGGCTCACCAGACCATATTTACAAGGTTTTAACGGAAGGAGGCGCGGACGCCGCCTTAGCAGCTTCAATATTCCACGAAGGAGAGTACACGGTCTTGGAGGTAAAACGGTTTCTAAGGGGTAGAGGGGTTCCGGTGAGGATTGAAGAGCCCGTTTAAGCTGGACAAGGCGGAGATCGAAAAGATTCTTAAGGAAATCGACTTCGAAAAGATGGGCGGTCTCCTCCCCGTGGTAACTCAGGAATACTCAACTCAACAGGTTTTGATGCAAGCATTCATGAACAGGGAAGCGTTAAAACTCACCTTGAAAACAGGCAAAGTCCATTATTGGAGCAGGAGCAGGGGGAAGCTTTGGCGGAAGGGCGAAACCTCTGGACACGAGCAGATCCTCATAGACGCAATTCTGGACTGTGACCAAGACGCGTTGCTCCTCAAGGTTAAACAGGTTGGGATATGTTGCCACACCGGGGCTGAAACCTGCTTCCATAACCCGATTAAAAGTTAAAACATTAACCATCAGATCATAGATGTGGATGAGAAGGGACTGGAAGACTTCAACTTGGCTGTAAGATTGTGATTTCCATTAGGGTTTATGTTGAGGCTGTGGGAGCTGGATTAGTTGTCTATTCTTGGCGCTTAAGATAGTCCTCCACTTTGGCTTCGATTATGGGTAAAAGTTGTTGCGGACTTACTCGCCCTCTGAGGTTTCTCATCACGAGCCCTAGGATCTTACCGGCTGAGGCCTTTCCCAGATTCTTGATGAGGTCGACGTTTTCCTTTAAAACCTGGTCAACCTGTTTCTCCAGCTCATCGGGTTCGATCATCTTTAGGTTAAGCGCGTTGATCGCGTCTGTAGGGTTTGAAGTGGGATGCGTGGCGAGCCATTCCAATATAGGTTCAACGGATTCCTTCGCAGTCACTCCTTTGTCGACCAGCTGGAACACTTCTAGGATGTATTCGTCGGGGAGTTGATTTACCGGAACGCCTTGCCTCTCCAAACTTTTCAAGATTTCAGTAAGGATAGTGGCCACATAGCTGGGCGCTACATGGGTTTTTGAAGCCACCTCCTCGAAAAGCGGCATGTAATCTGAGTCGAGTAACTGCTCCGACAGTTTCCTGTTCAAACCATACTTCTCCATCAACCTGGCGGTGACCATCTCAGGTTTTTCAGGCAAGGTGGCTTTTAAACTCTGAATCATCTCCTCTTCAATCACGATGGGAGGTATGTCTGTTTCAGGGTACATTCTTGCCGACCCCGGCCTCGGCCGCATGTACCGGGTTGCTCCATCTTCCTGAGCAGCCCTTGTTTCCTCAGGTACTCCGTTTAAGGCTTCCCTAGCCCTATCGACGACGGCGTGTATTGCGTCCACCGCCTTATGGGGCTGATCCGCCACCAAAACGGCAGCGTCCAATTCGTTTAAGGAAAGGTGCTGTTTTAGTAGCCGGGTTTCATCTTCTGAGATTCCGTATCCTGGTAATTCGTCGGTGTGGAATAACCCCCCTACGCCTCCGTAGAACATCGCCCTCCAGCTCATCTCGGTTCCTAACCTCACTCCAGGTATGAGCTCTCGGCCCAACAGTCCATGGAAACCAGGCAGCTTTACTGCTAAGACGACTCCGCCTTCCTGGAGGGCCTTGCTGAATACTTTGCACCTGGTTTCCTTAAATACCTCCGTCACGTTCACTGGTTCCCCCAGATCATCGGCTTTTATCCCCCTCTTCTTTAACTCCTCGGCGATGGCCAATAATGCCTGTTGTCTTTGGAATTCGAGGGACACCACCTTAGAGATCAAGTCGAGTCTTTGAACGCCTTTAATTTCAATCAAGGCGCCGCCTTTCACCGAGACGTTTAGGTCCTGTCGAATGGTGCCTAGCCCTCTCTGAACCCTTCCAGTGGCCTTCAGGACCCTGCCGACTCCATACGCGACTTTTTCAGCCTCTTCAGGGGTGTAGATCACAGGTCCTGTTGCCACCTCAATCAGGGGGATTCCCAGCCTATCGATCCGATAGTTTACCGTTAACCCCGATTCCCCTGTTTTTCTAGCCGCGTCCTCTTCGAGGCTGACGTGGAGTATTGGTATTTCCTTTTCAGCCAAGTTCAGCTTGCCGTTTAGGGCGATGGCGGCTGTTCGCTGGAAGCCGGTTGTATTTGACCCGTCGATCACTACCTTTCTCATGACGTGAACCTCTTCGACGGGCTTGGCTTCAAGCATTAGGGATATTATTAGGGCGGTTTCTAAGGCTTCTCTGTTCAACTGGTGAGGGGGCTCTTCATCGGCTTCGACAAGGCATGTGGACTCTTGTTCGGCTTCGTAGCAGATGACCCTGCCCCTTTGAAACTCGAAGAGGGCGGCTGGGTCTACCTCTCCCAACTCGCTTTGAGTCGGCCTCAAACGTCTCAGCAACCTCTTTTCAGGCTCCTTTAACGATAGCTTGGCTGGACAGTTGCAGAAGAGTTTATGGGATGTTTTCAACTGGCAGTGAAGCTCTAAACCCACCTTCAAACCCGTGTAGGAGCTCAACTTGAAAGCCTCCGGTTAAGGTTTACAGCCTTGAAACCACCGTGTCTCAGAGATCTCTCCGACGAGGTTTTTCGTCATAAGGTCTTTAGCCTCCTCTAGGCTGCGGGCTCGACCTAGAACCCACATCAACTTTACCAACGCAGTCTCAGGCAACATGTCTTCCAGCGGAATGACACCGATCTTAAGGAGGTCTCTGCCCGTGTAGTAGACGTTGAGGTTTACCCTACCCCATAGGCATTGAGAGGTCATGCCGACGAACACTCCCCGCTCCACGGCTTTTCGGATGGGTTCGTAGAGGGCTTTGCTTACATGGCCTAGGCCGCTTCCCTCCAATATGACGCCCCTCACCCCGGACTCGAGGATCGACTCTAAGATCTTCGGCTTCATGCCAGGGTAGAATTTTACTAAGCAAACGTTGTCATCCATATTCTCCTCCAGTTTAACGTCGCCACCGTTCCTTCGCTGGGGTAGATGCTTATCCAATATTTGGATCTCTCCTGTCAAGGTGTGGTATCGGGCAGCTAGGGAGGCGTTTATGGATTTAAAAGCATCCCTGGAGCTGGTGTGGCATTTCCGAACCTTTACCCCTTTATGGACTGCGATGTACTCGTCGGATGGGCTTTCATGCATGGCGACGTAGACTCCGGCGATGGGGGCTGAGAGCGAAATTTTCAAAGCGGCTATGAGGTTCGAGGGGGCGTCTGAGCTGGGCCTATCGGAGGATCGTTGTGAACCAACCAAGATGATGGGAATCGGTGGGTTTTGCAGAATGAAGCTCAGGGCAGCGGCCGTATACCCCATGGTGTCTGTGCCATGGCATATTACTACTCCTTGAGCACCTGAGTTAAGGGCCTCGGCGGTCGCCCTCGCCATTCCAGCCCAATGCTCCTTTGTGAGGTTTTCGCTGAACTCGCTGTAAAGGACCATCGTGTTAATGTTAGCCAGCTCTGAAAGCTCGGGATATATGCTGTAGAGGTCTTCCGCGTTTAAGGCGGGCTCCACCCCACCCGTTCGATAGTCGACTCGGCTGGCGATGGTTCCACCCGTGCTGATCACATAGGCATCTGGGAGGCCGGGCCTTGAAGGCGGCCTTGGAGGCCTCTTGAACGCGGGTTTAACGCCTTTCTCCAAAACCTTTACCGCCGCGCCTCGACTCACCCTTAAACCCACATTATAGCCGCTGCTCAGCTTCAAGACTATGTGATCTTCGTCGTCGTACTCGGATCTAGGCATTAGAAAACCTTTCATCGATTCACCATCCCTCGTCACCTCTATTAAGTCGCCGATTTGGGCTCCGGCTTCTTGAAGCAGCCTTAAAGCCGTCCCCCTATATCCCTCAAGAGCATTCAACAGTGATCCCTTACCATTAAGTAGAGTAGGCTTTTAATTTAATATTGGTTTTCGGTTAGCTTTTTCCCCATGTATGGGCCTGTTAACCTGTAGCCTAGCCTCCTGTAGTATGGTCTTACACCAACCCCACTGGTGACGAGGATCGTGCGGGCGTCGTAATCCATGTAGGCGATCTCCTCCGCCTTCCTCACCAAGGCGTTGCCGTAGCCTCTATGTTGACAGCTATCCTCAGACCTCTCCCCCAATGGTAAAGCGGTTCCCAGCACGTGGAGCTCCCGTATGAAGGCGGTTTCGCCGCATCTTACCTCAGGCCTCCAAGCCTCGGTTGAAGGCTTCCTCAACCTAAGGTAGGCCATCAACGTATCTGTGGATTGGTGGACAAGGGAGATGAAGGCCTCCTCCCCTCCGGAAGCCTCATATCTGACGGTGTCAAACTTAACATCGTTAAAGTCAATTCTCAAACCGTCTTTATGTATTCTATGCCCCATCTCCCGGCATCTGATGCATCGACAGGCGTAGCCTTTAGACTTCAATCTCTCTAACGCCAGCTCGCGAAGGTTACCTTTCTTCACGCCATCCACGATCATCCAAGCCGGAATGTCTCTCTGAACCCTCATCACCCGAATCCATGGAGGAATGAGCTTCTTCACCTCAACGATTAAGTTAATTGTCGTCTCAAGATCGTAGGGCTTGTATTCCCCCCTCCTCCACTGTTGGTATAGTTGGCTGTGCCTTAACACTAGGCATGGATATATTTTCAGCATGTCCGGGCGGAAGTCAGCGTTGAAAAGCAGTCGCTTAAAGGAGTCTAGATCCCTTTCAGGAGTCATTTGGGGTAGCCCGATCATCATGTGGGCTACAACCTTTAACCCCGCGTCTTTACATGTTTGAAACGCCTTCCTTACGTCGTCGACGGTGTGGCCTCGGGCCACAGCCTTGTACACGTCGTTGTAAAGGGCTTGAACGCCCAGCTCAACCCTTGTGACCCCAAGCTTCAGCATGAAGTCAACTTCTCTTCTGCCGCATCGATCAGGCCTCGTCTCAACGGTGATGCCTACATTCCTCACAGTTGAGTTTTCAGCAGTCTTCTTCGCCTCCTCTAAACTGGAGGAAGGCTTTCCTGTTAATGCGTCTAGGCATCTTCTGATAAACCATTCCTGATATTTATGTGAGAGCGCGGGGAAGGTACCGCCTTGAACGATGATCTCAACCTTGCTGGGCCTATGCCCGGCGTCTTTCAGCTGGCTCAACCGGCTGGAAACCTGGGTGTAAGGGTCGAATCGATGTTGAATACCCCTCATGGAGGATGGTTCATAACCCGTGTAGCTTTGAGGCACCCCTGGAAACGATGGACAGTATAGGCATCGCCCATGAGGACAGCTGTGAGGCTTAGACATGACCGCTATGACTTGAACACCGGATAGGCTTCTAACCTTCTTAAGAGCAAGTTTGGGGGCTAACTTCTTCCTGAGTGTTTCGGGCGCTTGGCTTAACAACTCGGGGTTGGAGGGGATATGGTGAAGAGAATATTTCCTCGCCACTTCAAGCTTGATCTTATTTAGGGCTTCGTCAGAAGTCTCAGGCTCGGCGGCGAGTCTCCTCAAAGCCTCCGTTAACGCGTCGTCGAAAACTCGAAACGGCTGCGCTAACTCTTTTAATCTCGCTTCGGCCGCCGGCACCTGAAACACCGCTTAAGTTAACCATCAAATTTACTGTTAAAAAAGATAACGTAAACGGTAAGAGTGAGCCAACAATCTCTATCGTCGTTCTTTAAGCTTTAAGCATATGGGGGGTGGACAGATTTAAACAAGACGCGAAATGTGGTTTTGTAGCTGTTTGCTTCTTCTAATTTAATCGTCCATTTATCGAATATATCGAACCCCGACATATACCCTTATAAATAAATTGACTGGATAAGAACTCAGAGGTTATCTTCTAAAAGAGATCCTCGCGCAAGGAAGAAGTGAGTTAAGTGAGAGAGAGAGAGAAAGAATAGGGGAAGGCGGCTTTAAGCCCACCCGCGCGCTCATTTCCATAATGCTCATAACGCTCTTTGCCATAACCCTAAGCGCCCCAGCGTTCAGCCAAGACAACCTAGTCACCCCCCACTTCACCTTAGAGAGGAATGGAGTAGAAGTTGATGCTATAACCGTGAACGTTTGCACGCAGTTCACCATCGAGGTTTGGGTCCGCGGCATTCCCAATGGGTGGTTCCTGACTGAGGTGTATTTTTTGGGGACAGCTAACCCAGATCAAGTTGACTTGATAAACGTCGACAGGAGCGACGCGGAAGGACGCGGATGGAACGTGCAAATTGAAACACCCACCGGCTACATAAAGTATGTGGCAACTTGCCCTCAAGCGCAGATAGGGTATACAGCGGATGCGGTGTGGTTAAAAGTTACTCTACATTGCAAAGCGACAGGGACCTCTGAGATTAAACTGACGGAGGGAAGCCTTACTTTTCAAATCATAGGGAATGGAGAGAAAAAAATTATATTTCCACCTGAGGCCCTACCTGTGGTGACGTTAACTCAACGTGTTCCTCCTCCGCCCCCGTTCACAACACCAGTCGGCGGCGTCATTATCCCAGTGAGCAAGCTCGTAGTCCTATCGCCCTACCTAGCCTTAGTCGGGTTGGCTTTAGCCTCTTCCACACTCTACGCCCGTAGAAAGAGACGTAAAAGTAAAGCTTAACCAAAACCCAACCATTTTTTTATCTTTTATTTTTTAATTCCCTACGTATATAGCCCGTGCTTTTGGCTCCGATCAAATCGGCTCAAAATTTGGGGGAAAGTCGCTCGGAAGGAGGAGGGCAACTTGGATGTGGAATTCCTCCAACTCGATGGATACTCAACCTAAAACGTCATTCATAAGCATCATTAACATCTGATTCGCTCTAATGTCTTCACGGGCCCACGCATGGAAAACCCACACGATGTAAGGGGACGATCTCTCATTCTCAGGCCTTACTTACACTGGGAGGTGAATGAAAGGGAAAGCTATTTATTAACGCCTTACGATTTTCAATTCGATG includes the following:
- the hisI gene encoding phosphoribosyl-AMP cyclohydrolase — encoded protein: MKSPFKLDKAEIEKILKEIDFEKMGGLLPVVTQEYSTQQVLMQAFMNREALKLTLKTGKVHYWSRSRGKLWRKGETSGHEQILIDAILDCDQDALLLKVKQVGICCHTGAETCFHNPIKS
- the hisF gene encoding imidazole glycerol phosphate synthase subunit HisF, with translation MLTKRIIPCLDVDKGKVVKGVRFKNLRVEGEPAQLAAEYDRQQADELVFLDITASYEDRAILIDAVKKTAEAIFIPFTVGGGVRGVQDMLNILTAGADKVSINTAAVRSPKVVREASQRFGSQCVVVAVDAKRNYGALKGREVVETPQGPCWWEVYIEGGRTPTGLDALSWMMKVEKLGAGEILLTSMDCDGTRSGYDIELTKAAVERLNIPVIASGGAGSPDHIYKVLTEGGADAALAASIFHEGEYTVLEVKRFLRGRGVPVRIEEPV
- the gatD gene encoding Glu-tRNA(Gln) amidotransferase subunit GatD encodes the protein MLQEAGAQIGDLIEVTRDGESMKGFLMPRSEYDDEDHIVLKLSSGYNVGLRVSRGAAVKVLEKGVKPAFKRPPRPPSRPGLPDAYVISTGGTIASRVDYRTGGVEPALNAEDLYSIYPELSELANINTMVLYSEFSENLTKEHWAGMARATAEALNSGAQGVVICHGTDTMGYTAAALSFILQNPPIPIILVGSQRSSDRPSSDAPSNLIAALKISLSAPIAGVYVAMHESPSDEYIAVHKGVKVRKCHTSSRDAFKSINASLAARYHTLTGEIQILDKHLPQRRNGGDVKLEENMDDNVCLVKFYPGMKPKILESILESGVRGVILEGSGLGHVSKALYEPIRKAVERGVFVGMTSQCLWGRVNLNVYYTGRDLLKIGVIPLEDMLPETALVKLMWVLGRARSLEEAKDLMTKNLVGEISETRWFQGCKP
- the gatE gene encoding Glu-tRNA(Gln) amidotransferase subunit GatE produces the protein MSSYTGLKVGLELHCQLKTSHKLFCNCPAKLSLKEPEKRLLRRLRPTQSELGEVDPAALFEFQRGRVICYEAEQESTCLVEADEEPPHQLNREALETALIISLMLEAKPVEEVHVMRKVVIDGSNTTGFQRTAAIALNGKLNLAEKEIPILHVSLEEDAARKTGESGLTVNYRIDRLGIPLIEVATGPVIYTPEEAEKVAYGVGRVLKATGRVQRGLGTIRQDLNVSVKGGALIEIKGVQRLDLISKVVSLEFQRQQALLAIAEELKKRGIKADDLGEPVNVTEVFKETRCKVFSKALQEGGVVLAVKLPGFHGLLGRELIPGVRLGTEMSWRAMFYGGVGGLFHTDELPGYGISEDETRLLKQHLSLNELDAAVLVADQPHKAVDAIHAVVDRAREALNGVPEETRAAQEDGATRYMRPRPGSARMYPETDIPPIVIEEEMIQSLKATLPEKPEMVTARLMEKYGLNRKLSEQLLDSDYMPLFEEVASKTHVAPSYVATILTEILKSLERQGVPVNQLPDEYILEVFQLVDKGVTAKESVEPILEWLATHPTSNPTDAINALNLKMIEPDELEKQVDQVLKENVDLIKNLGKASAGKILGLVMRNLRGRVSPQQLLPIIEAKVEDYLKRQE